The Palaemon carinicauda isolate YSFRI2023 chromosome 43, ASM3689809v2, whole genome shotgun sequence genomic sequence aaataatactaaccacgaaaggaaatcctatgtaatgctaaatagctaaaatttattaaagcaaaacaaccaggaatgtcgctctgactaactaatttatacctagcgagcgacagtgtccaggacacctctggtaggctacggctcttgtatcaaagattaatcctattaatcactcaaaattttaccaagagcctacatttatacataacagacactatactcaacttatcagaggccgacgaagacgaagaagccatgaaaagtcgaataaatccaagatttgcgagaaaaacaggaaaaaacaccgagttgttaagctatgcaaaaaggaatgcagatggcgccaggacgaatcgggggatagggaagccttgggagcggctcccctttttctttcccgaattcgtatctcgtcaatcacctcctacgagacgaaatctctgtccaggttgtagattgccatgtgacgtgtctagaatacgtcctctgatatgtcgcgatatccctctcacgagggatactcgctccaggagttagaattctggtaccttaaggtaaattctctgggaatatcgccgtagttgtaatataccctaggaagctaccctgtaggaacttccatcaggacgacatggcttgagcccaaaaatatatatatatatatatatatatatatatatatatatatatatatatatatatatatatatatatatatatatatatatatatacataaatatatatatatatatatatatatatatatatatatatatatatatatatatatatatatatatatatatatatatatatatatatatatatatatatatatatagatagatagatacagatatatatatatatatatatatatatatatatatatatatatatatatatatgtatatatatacatatatatatatatatatatatatatatatatatatatatatatatatatatatcaacagccatTACTAACAACCGCAGATTAAAGGCCTTGGACTTGTCCTTCCAATTGAGTGTTGTATCTTTATACAAGATGCCAATTTTtcacgttatcttccaactggcataacttccatagcgaaatccaattactcttgaaatatgtcaataactttttaaaagaTAAATTTCAGCCTCATCAACTTGTACCAAACATGcctaaatttattaatatatgcctctatacctttaattccttCTAACTCATTTAAGGtgtaaatacaaaaagtcattcagaaaacttttgcggctgtgaaccttaacttgatagaaaaaaatcctaaaactctgggttctttgttctcccacaaagataaacttccgactttgatgcggtctttggtggtatattgctttacttgcccgaaatgtaagatcgggaaatacgtgggagccaccaaaagattgctcaaagtcagaatcgattctcatctcggagtcagtcaccgaacgggatgtactttgaaaacgaaggAATTTTCCAAcaaacgagaacattgtaataaatgtaaaacatcattttcataaaatgatttttgcattgtcacccaagcgcccaatgactattctctctctgttttggagtcaaTAACAATCAAACCGGTTGTGccaccattaaatggtcagacttcttccacagttctatatattgcATAGTTAACGTCCCCCTTTCTAAACCAGACAACATCACTCAGTTTTTAATTCCATAGAAATAGGTACTAActtaagcattcttcactttttaactttatatatttttctctttttatagtttattttttagatGATTATAATTAACTTTCATGATTTTCCacttgtattaatattaatactgtgttttttttttctttgtatattttgtatattttagagccctgatgatgagacccaaagtttcgaaaatttggaaaatacatgtatgatgctaggatggcttttctccatcctatttatattaaatgtaaggcgttccagatgccccaaccttcctgtatatatatatatatatatatatatatatatatatatatatatatatatatatatatatatatatatatatatattaatatatatatacatatatatatatatatatatatatatatatatatatatatatatatatatatatatatatatatatatatatgtatatatatatatatatatatatatatatatatatatatatatatatacatatatatatatatatatatatatatatatatatatatatatatatatatgtatatatatatgtatatatatatatatgtatatatatatatatgcatatatatatatatatatatatatatatatatatatatatatatatatatatatatatacatatatatatatatatatatatatatatatatatatatatatatatatatatatatatatatatagtgccaattTTGAGTGATTTTCTTGTATAAaggttctttaattttattttatctatgaatatcaatattttcctatatttcttTTCACTGTAGTCacctggaagtgtttttttttttttttttttttttttgtcaattcaattttctcttttttacagagacaccgttcctccttcgatccaaatTGATGAGTTTGATGAGTCAAGCGTAAGATTGTGGAAGAttttcagggaagccattcagcctctttatttcatGATCCTTTGCTGGGTGAATCCCACATGGGACCGAGGAAgtaacttcaaagactacctcgaaagccaaggggtcaacaCCAATGAAGTCAAGAGGAATCTTTCAAAGGATCAAtgggataagttcatgaatccTTCATCCCACAATACATGGGACATAAGTATGATTCATGCGCTTCTTCCATTTTCTAAAGGTTTAgctggaaaaaatgacaaaaagtggCACAAACAAAATGGTTCCGACCCAGAAATTTCTTTAACCATATTGAAGAATAAGAGGAATGAAACAGCCCACAATCCGAGAATTGAAAGAGGATGGTGTTGTCTCATAATAGATGAATtatatgaacttacaataaaaatgcaagagggcttaaaacttgtTGTGCTCGGGTATGTAGTAAAccctgaggataaagaagaaatcgaaagagaaatggacagagtttttgataACAAACGACAAAAGATCCATGAGATAGGGaaaggaggtataggagccgaggtctttgatgaatatcaaagggaaattgatttcacaaaaaagatgaagttattggaagaagaaggcttcccttgtttgaagaaaattcttgaaaaatttaaaagcattaatcctctcaacctgataacaggaacctcttctaaccccaacatatCAGCAGggaagatttacacagaaatgaagctagaaggggaaagtggcccctgtagtgttcctatagaggagatactgaatcacgtacctcattatgatcacagtcaactcttactgatcaagggaatggcaggtatggggaaaaccactctggtcaagaagatcatttctgactggctcagtaTGAAGGATGACATCAAAGGCCTTAATGACTTTGCCATACTTTTGTatgtagaatgcagggattccattgaatcttttaaagacttgttagtggcgttttttggagacgttcaccagaaattccaagataatgagattattgatgtgtgtttggctcaCAAGTGTCTACTCATCATTGATGGGTATGACGAGTTAaatgataaatcatcaaaattattcctagaagttttgacactgaagaaatcccgcaaaattagtgttattgtgacaaccagacctgaatttcaggagagattcaacaatcaggtgaaatctgattacacaactgtgtctacaattagtcttgagggaattccaaaggagaagagagaagagtttgtatgcaagtattatgcagtattggggtcagccaattctcctttgcaatcattagatgaactgttacagtatctgaggaaaacaatgcacagtatgcatgaggtgtggggactacccttaaatctcgctcttgtaacaattctgtggatgattaaaccagaggttataagcaacatcaccactgaagctgagctctactggcaattttaccttttgtctctCTCAAAGTTAATGGAGCGTTTGGTGAAAAACCCGCTCACAGCTCACTTACCACTAAGTGTATTAAATGATAGAGTTCAgcagtttattgaaaaactatgctgtgaatcattcaaagcattacaaaatgatgaaatcaatattccaatATCCACCATCAATCATTTATCCAactctttttctcgtttgggattgccagccgaagagctaactggcgccttcctgaagaaagtgaccacttcgcAGGGCTCCTTCCAttacagtttccctcataaagggatgatggaattcatggcagctctgtctttccctatgaaattgacaaaccaatgctgggaccaatctgtaaacacagccacacctacaaagatctttgaaatgctttttggagggagtctccctgaaaaccttcacaaatatcaaaatatgctgatacagatgatcagcctattgcatatgggtgacgaggacgagatgaaggtgtcagaagatgccaagattgaggcactggaactcctagtaaggtcgggagtgaacgacaGAGACTCTGcgctaagagtcttgaagaatatcaaatgtgatcattcttcttcgagatggatagcacagaggttcaagtTGTTTGATGGGTACACTCCAATTcaagatcatacaattgatgcgtacattgccctccttagagccacagaggcccctctcccaaacagagaggaaattAATATCAGAATAATCCTTaatgacactgatgggttagttgaactacaaAGACAACTTGGCcggcatctcatcaacccatcaTGGATACAACTACATAACCATCACAAaggagattcagagccgaccgtagaagagagagagtcaatcaagaatctactcaccaatgagtaagttattattatttgacagttattttgaacattataaagatacagataataatcaaatatctctataacaatacactggtacatgctcatacatacaaacatatgcaaatgcacacacatataggcctactaataaagagagagagagagagagagagagtgagagagagagagagagagagagagagagagagagagagagagagagtcacaacctttagtataacaatcaacttgagtcttgtaaacaatatattttatattgtcagtatcatcattatcatcattgtcacaattagactcataataagtcggtTAAACATCAAGAAGTCCCGaatttaatttctcattttttggtgatattaatttccataattagccaaattattctttttactttccgttttcatcatcatcatcatcatcattgccatcatcatcatcatcatcatcatcaacttgataataaaattcccaatcaaatccaataactatttctttcttttcttttcttctctttggaacagttgtaaggaatactggggcatctgggacccaacgttccaaatccctccaaagATTGAAGCCCTCTGGGTCAGGTTGAAGGACCAtcccagcctcgacgccttctgtcaatctttggaaaagacaaaacagattaCATTtttatgtaagtaataataatattattttctctgttcctttcctccgagggacattacaatacctggcctcctttccctcatcctcatcctgtcattcagtctgttaatatcgttgttatcattatcaatatcattgttaacatcattattatcatcattattactctatagatgtagaacattatattcagaggtctcaatcaggttttatttccacaaaaataaaatattgttttcatctgattggaatttgatataaaagctttcgatgttaagttttaatttctgtccttccttttattaaaaggaaatgtctcatttttgggctcaagccatggcgtcctgatggaaggatcctttttggtagcttccttgggtaatcactactaggattttcccagagaattaaaccacaggttatcacagaattctaacttctggagcgagtatcctaagggtttccccttaagacatcgtgtatcaacaggggacacgcatgtataaacgtgccacatagctatctgcaccccatatagagttaacgcttcaatatggcggacagggagtggctgggagctgagccgcagccaatctagacgtggcgatatcggtactcgcgatgtaaacagacggacgccattgcttttgatgacgtcacgtctgtcctcattcctttgctagtagctcgctcgcttggacgtatttttccctttgtgcgactttatctacttgcatcctcgctatgtctcaaccttcagcttcaccttcttctggaaagttgagtacaaaggtttaggtattgtttaaataagctctggccttaaagtaaatcttacttttcgagatatttgcataattgtggcagagctttgccagaccggtcagcgccattttatgacgctgctgttgcttgcatgccttatttagttagccgcaacagccttaccggtatataaattactaatcagcgctattagttatttagtcttcatagctaggaactttatatcgtgtttttgacgcattagttagggtcttcgctgaccccataccagtaggctttgattagcccctaggccagtgagcctataccagtgttaatgcatgatatttcagtgatcctagtgttagttatgaagattttggcattattttacaataccattgacagtgatgcaagtgtttttcgccttcagggaccatatagggggtaggttatcttgagtgccttgctaacctaaccttatgataggacccctatatgctctcttcatccctagccctagggcttccctctggtaatcttgtatcctattacatgtgataggacaagactcctcagagtactgtatcgcctccccacctaagggaatgacccctcccttagtgttgcggaccttaaaggtaggatcacctcctttaagctgaatcggtccttgaccttttccttgcgatacgtcttctcccttccttgattagggtctaacaaccctaatccaggttaggttgggagggctggtttatgtaccttgctgaaatatacgcgtgcaccgtttttcagttggtccacctactataggttagggtgagcatctcccttcctaggtggccgctctggtgcataacccatcctttcttataagaagaccctttcccccccccaacctatctcttgcctagcctaacctaccagtaggttaggcttcatatgtcccctgtcctacactccaccctaggctggagtgctggaccccgtggtgctcccagtgttgtccgctctgatacatagaccctccatagtgctatggagtcagttatcatttggtcgacatgaagagtctccaccccttctttgggtacaccctgtcctctcttggactgccttagcccccggccattgcggcccctgcttaggatgatagattcacctctatcatggtggtaccttttccagaggtgtcttgactaggctagtacagccttgccatcccacctccatctttggtgcttgtcccttgccgcctctaccccggcattaccgccgctacgggtgacttccttatccttgccgccttcccccgagtgccgggggatcgccgccggccgccggcttaccgccgtggcctctccattccctcatagcctcggcacactgccgacccctcccggagtgccggcactagcagccggcccccggccccggctatgctcctttatccttaaccCTGTCACCccccgactgcctccggctgccggaaccgccgctccttgccggcggccgccgctccttcccggcggccgccgctaccggctgccgccaccctggcttcttttgaccatagaatgatcattcttgaatgccagaaactctgctcgagcggcttccggcgtgccgggggtatgccggacccgtccggaggtggcaagatgccttgcaccccttctctcagctatctttactagcgatagctcctaaaaaccgcacctagacggcttgttaacgcagacaaactggtacggaatcgtacattttgttcagttttcactctgtcttcttgcgtgtttcatctttccagcacgctacgtgtaattggcacgtctggttgccggaaccttactaggatctcatgatccccagactttcttgataagatttcaagcctagtctataatatggtaattctaaatgaaattcccattatcaagacaccttccatggaggcctacggccacccgggactgtctgatgctacggcaaccagccgggcgggttacacgaggcatgcgtctatctcctttcacccacccttctgtgcatcacaattaacttatgttaatattaacttgttaataattaactttatatacgagccatattatgactcaacaatactcatcgtctctttcctttacaggaggagtacgtcaagtgtgaccacgacttctgcgcggtccgtcggccacacttctatggacacacggcgtgtaggacacacgccccttgtgctcacaagagaggggatctcaagtactggggccccaccacctgttcggtctgccaagaatgcctacagaaagcattctatgatcctccctcagcggagattcgggacactgctcgggacaacctacgcaagtgggtacgtggctttcaaaagaacgccactggaccatacctagccacagaagaaatgaggtctttgctgttcccaaaggcctcaccagactcagtggtcccagtcgaacagatccccgtcgtccagatcacagtggaacctgatactgtcatggctcagtccatgaatgattgtcacctggattcagaacatgatgaacacatgtcagagatctcggaggacaccgagaaaacccttatggcccagggtgaaggggaggatgatgaagaagaggaccgggtagtatataccgagtccgataaggaggatgcccctccctccaccccccctcctactcctacaccgacggaagtgtctctcccgtctacgtcctccaccacgactcctctacctacggcacaggatatgattcggctcattgaatccgtgatggagcagaagctccaagaaactcacaagatcattcggtcgatgggaggttccgaggaatctcgcaaaatctccatcaaggacctccccgcatgctcgagcgacaatccgtggcggttcgccgagcatatggtcatcgctgatgacaagatcttcgtcagcgataagatcggttccatacccctggaagaagtggagttcttcccccgctttgaggcgtatccggacccaagctaaacgaacacctccttcgtagggaacaggaaacgaaggagaggctggcagcatctctcactctccaggtccagatggacgtaatggctggtgacaccagagtccctgaccattacatggtccttgccaaatctcatatggcaaccttagtcaaggatctgtaccatttcatgcgagctcgtagagcctgcagagaattcgtgttctccagtgccactgtcagacacgaaccccggaaactaattgcctccaacatctggggcaagtacctcttcccgtctgatctagtgaaagagatcacagacaaggccgcatctgagaacaggaaccttctcaacaaatggggcatgtctaggaagagaaagccctctcaggatgacggtcctcagcctaagaggaagcagtcgaagcatagaccccagcaacgtcagcacagacgtcagtttccggcacccgctactccccaagtggccgctcagccgccacagacctttcagttggtcccacagccggttttgtcctcatcaccggccttcaaccccgccttcgagcagcactccactacctttcgtcccaagggtagaagctcaggcaggggttccggcagagattcctctcgccggccctccagaggcagaggaggacagggagctagcggccgaggcagcaagtcctcgggaccccagaagcaatgaagtgcttccggtgggaggaagactccgccacttccaggatcgctggaccttcgactcctgggcacacagcatcattaagaaaggtctgggctggagctgggcgcagcCACCCGCAACCTTccggcaattcttccaacgttccccccccctcctggaagaatatgtgctagacctcttgaacaagaaggtgataagaagggtgaagtccacaaggttccaagggagactgttttgtgttcccaagaaagactcagacagactcagagtcattctggacttatcccccctcaacgtattcatatcgaacaacaagttcaagattctGACTCTTCAGCAGAtaagaaccctcctgcctcgagggtctttcacggtctcgatagacctggcggacgcatactggcacataccaatgaaccatcacgcttcctcctacctaggattccgactccaccggaaaagctatgccttccgggccatgcccttcggactcaacgtggcccctcggatattcacaaagctagcggacgcagtagtacaacagctccgcatccgaaacgtccaggtgatggcctacctcgacgactggctagtgtgggcgccctcgcccgaggattgtatagaatcctgcagaaaagttacccagtttctcgaacacctgggattccagataaacgcgaaaaagtctcgtctatctccagctcagaagttccaatggttaggcatccactggaatcttcagtcacaccgcctttccattccagcaaagaaaaggaaggaaatagcagggtctgtcaagcgactgttaaaatccaaacggatctcgagacgccagcaggaacaagttctaggctctctacagttcgcctcgatcacaaacccagtgctccgtgcacagctaaaggatgcagcgggagtctggagacgttccgcatccatcgctcgaagagacctcaagagacggctcccaagcagacttcgacttcttctaaagccgtggtcagaagcgagggccctaaaaaggtcccttcctctccaacacccacctccatctctcaacatccatacggatgcttcgttggagggttggggaggtcactcccaccaaaaacaggctcaaggcacttggtctcccctattcaagacgtttcacatcaacatcttggaggccatggcggttcttctgacgctgaagaaactctccccgcccccgtcgatacacattcgcctgaccctggacagctctgtggtagtgcgttgtctcaatcgccagggctcaagatcgcccaagataaatcaggtgctcctgacaatcttccgtctggcagaaaggaagaaatggcacctgtctgcagttcacctacaaggattccgcaatgtgacagcggatgctctatctcggacaaacccgatagagtcggaatggtctctagacgcaagatcattctccttcatctctcacagagtcccagaactccagatcgacctcttcgcaacgagcgacaaccatcaacttcctcgatatgtagccccgtacgaggaccccaaagcggaagcggtggacgccatgaccttggattggaacagatgggccaagatttacctgttccctcccaccaatcttctgctgaaagtcctctccaaattgagaaccttcaaagggacagctgcgctagtggctcccaagtggccccgcagcaactggtaccccttgatcctggagatgcagccaacgctgatcctcctcccggacccagttctctcccagcaaatacagaagtcgactgtcttcgcttcatcatcgaaaatcaaggaccttcatctcatgattttctcaccctagccgctaagaaaaggtttgggatttcgaagaagagtctagacttcctcgaggaatacaataccgaatccacgagaaggcaatacgaatcgtcttggaggaaatgggtctccttcgtcaaggcaaagaacccctcgaaaatcaccatagatttttgcatgtccttcttcattcaccttcatggacaaggcttggcagccaacacgatttctacttgcaaatcggccttgactagacctttgtcatacgccttccaaatagatctgtctagcgacatcttcaacaaactaccgaaggcctgtgcccgtttacgaccggcacctcctccgagaccaatcacttggtctctagacaaagttctccacctcgcctccaacttggacaatgattaatgccctctcaaggacctgactcagaaagttatatttctcttcgctctagcttcgggagcccgagtcagcgaaatagtggcactatctagagaagagggacatatcgttttcaacgattcaggagacctctccctcttccctgatccgacgtttctcgcaaagaacgaattacctaccaaacgatggggcctgtggaggatatgccccttgaaggaagatgcctctctatgtccagtagagagctttaaggtctatcttcatagaacttcaaactttggtggaggccaactcttcaaaggagaaacatcgggcagcgacctgtcactgaaacaattgagagcaaaaatcacctacttcattcgcagagcggatccagacagtacacccgctggtcatgatcctaggaaagtcgcttcgtctctgaatttctttcagagtatggatttcgaaagcctcaagaactatacaggctggaaatcctcgcgtgttttctttaaacattatgcgaaacaagtgcacgaagtgaaacattttgtggtagccgcaggtagtgttatgaaacctgctctgaactctgcttagaacagtgagttattagggactctaactcgtcgggtgcctatgttgaccctcaggtgatacgtagtgaagcagaaaccaccttgtgttttctttaactgttcttacctcaggtgaaatgtcatagtagattaccacatgagtgctacatgccacgtgcatgacgtgtgttacataaagactaacgttccgtagaacgagtgcctactaatacttgattcttccctttcagactcaagagcacgcctttatgactatgtacatttttatcaatgtaaatgttttttactaattattgcatgacatgtattgatttacctgcaattatataataaaatgtctattttattacttgtgcgtctcccttgctcctttcttactatgaaatatactaattgtcatagttttattaccctttattcttggttaaggaaaatgccaggattt encodes the following:
- the LOC137633786 gene encoding uncharacterized protein is translated as MDLPSSSSHTPQQPDTVPPSIQIDEFDESSVRLWKIFREAIQPLYFMILCWVNPTWDRGSNFKDYLESQGVNTNEVKRNLSKDQWDKFMNPSSHNTWDISMIHALLPFSKGLAGKNDKKWHKQNGSDPEISLTILKNKRNETAHNPRIERGWCCLIIDELYELTIKMQEGLKLVVLGYVVNPEDKEEIEREMDRVFDNKRQKIHEIGKGDHTIDAYIALLRATEAPLPNREEINIRIILNDTDGLVELQRQLGRHLINPSWIQLHNHHKGDSEPTVEERESIKNLLTNE